From Gossypium raimondii isolate GPD5lz chromosome 11, ASM2569854v1, whole genome shotgun sequence:
AAGTTACAAAAATAGAAACCATAGACAAAGTAGTAccaaatatcttttttttttgttttgatactAGTATGTACCAACATCGGTTTGGTTTGGTAAACTGTTTTTGGGTTATCAATATTTTTCAAgcttaaacaacaagtttaccatttcaagcttaCTTGGACTCTAAGTAATCCATTTactagccaaaatacctattcaAAGTGACAttaaacaaaccaaaaaaaatgcCAAATCAACATCCTAAGTATCTAACCAGTGTATCATCATTGATACCACAAGTATATACAATTATACATCAAAATGAATCGTTTATCACAACttatcaatttacaaaatttaacatCTAACCAATGTACCGTACCTAtcataggcacctcaaacacaACATTGCATTAACACATATCATTCATATTTGCATTAAAATATCTTACCtcattctcatatatatatatatatatatatatatatatatatatatcatataagtTAGTTATTTGCAATTAAGATCATACTTAACATTTTACATAACCAAAACAATAGTAATGACATAcaagcctattacatgccatataatccaaaATGAAAGTTCcaaaaattatcgaaatttaTGGATAGTGTCACTTGAGTGCCAATCCGACCGACCAACCTTCCGAGTatctacaaaaacaataaataacatAAGTAAGCTCAatgaaacttagtaagttcgacgtattaaaatgataaatcttaccgaagtaagtacaacaaatcaaataataatacaaccataatttaaaaaaaattgagtgcTGGGACACCGATTAAagtttacataaattttttaaaaaattactttaaaaataaataaattggttaaagtttaaaatataatataattttaaaaatagaatttaattaaaaagaaataattaaagaaataaaattaattaaagtttaaaatagaaataaagatataattaaaatagaaataaaaaattttaatcagaTATAGGGGTGTCAATGTGCTAGcaccccaaatttttttaaatactagtATAAATGTATACCAGTATGATacagtttgaaaaaaaatataagggtGTCGACTATCTAATGTCCAAAACCTCAAAAATCATTTCTTTTAAGATGATTGTGTCAGAAAAAAAGGTGGTGCTAGCCATCTACTCCCCATAACCTAATTTTATTGATCATTTCATGTCATTTAGgtgaataattttgaatcagggtcatttacataaataaataatttgtttagATCATTTAAGTAAAATAGCCAATTATAAGCttatcaaaatcatataaatataaataatagaaatatactATAACCCAATAAAATACacaaacaaaacttaaatactGGAATTACCATATCTAGAAAGGACAAATTAGACACATACGGATTGATTGACGTAAATTCTAAATGATTGTGGAAAAAACCTTTGTACCATTTGCCTTAGTTGACAAGGTttgaatgataataataattttgagcaTCAGTTCTTGAACTTTCTTCTCATGTTTATCTACTCACCACCTTACAGGGCATCAATTGTCTCGTACGTATATCAGTATTTCTCTATTATACGTCACTTTGGATTAAGATTCATATCTGCATATAAATTTTGGACAAGGATATGGATGTTTCGAGtttgattaaatttgaattaatcgatcgaattgatttaattttgttaatcgGTTAGTGGTCGAGTTTAGTTTGGTGGGAAATCTATTAAGGTGTCCTTGAAATTTCGGTTATCGGTTAATTCGATTCGAAATCGGGTAATTAATCGAATTAtccgaaataaataatatatattatataatatttttttatattaacaatgtattttttgaactattattttttatattaattgaaataaataatatatatttttaaactattaaaaaaatgaattaacattagtaatgtattttttatatgttttatacttattttaaacaaaagacaaaaacatataaattttggttaatcgaaatatttcggttccgttaatatatttgaaaaaaatttcaattcggTTAAcaattaaagatatttatattGGTTCGGTTAAGAACCGAACCGACCGTTTGAACACCCCTAAACACAAATACGAATATACATGAtttattggataaaaatatatatattcaatatgtttagaaaattattttaagttatatatcAATACCTACAATACATCTTAATATGTTTAGATACGGGTACAACAAGGACATTTgcagaaggaaaaagaaaatacgaAGAATAAAGCCACATCGATGGGTCAAAAAGCTAAGGATTGGGTAAATATttgaagaataaagttggtgaGGCCATTTTGCGCATGAACCTCACGTTATAGTTTGTGTGATATGAAGTTAAAGAAATAAGAACTTCTTGGGAAAAAAAAGTTTGAGAATCTCTATCTGATGGTTTACTATTAGTTCAATCCCCACTTGTCTTACTCTTATCGAAAAGGGGAGGAAGCTTCCTTTACAACTTGAAAAGTTGGCTGTTTCTGGTAATTAGTGTAAGTGTAGAATATGAGTGTgtatttgatataatatttttatatatttagagaaattttttaaaatcatattttgatatttaatattgttatgtttaaaatttttaaatttttctatatatttgaaaaatatttgaagatCATATTCTTGTGTCTATGGCTAAGCATGTGTCAAATATAAATGTCCAACACgaatatttcaagaaaaatgaatatcTGGAAAGTCTAACCTTTGCATTCTCTATATAAGGGTCCATCAATGTACTCATACAAATCCAACCATTACCTCATTAGTCAAATTCTACTTTTTATCTTGCGTGAGAACAAAAAGAATGGCAGCTATTTCCTTTGATCCAAGTATCAATGTTCAGGTAAACCAGAAGAGCCATGGTGTTCTAGTTGAAGAGATTGAAGGGCTCATCCGAGTTCACAAAAACGGACACGTCGAGAGACCGCCAACCATCCCTATTGTCCCCTGCACAGCCACCAGTGGTGTTACAGCTAAGGACATCGTCATCGATAAATTCACCGGCTTATGGACTCGTATCTATGTCCCAAACTACTCTAACAAGATGCCTTTGCTTATTTACTTCCATGGTGGCGGATTCTGTGTTGGATCAGCTGCTTGGAGCTGCTACCATGAGTTCTTATCCGGTCTTGCTTCAAAAGCAGGGTGCATTATCTTCTCTGTAAACTACCGATTAGCTCCTGAAAACAGGCTTCCAGCAGCTTACGACGACGGTATCGAAACCCTTATGTGGGTGAAGCAACAAGCTCTAAGTGGATCTAATGAACACAAATGGTGGTTAAGTCAAAGTGATTTGTCTAGTTTGTTCCTAGCAGGTGATAGTGCTGGTGCTAATATAGCTTACAATGTGGCCACCAGATTAGGCTCCCACGGCGGCACATCAGCCAGCTCCGGAATGAAGCCATTGGTTGTCAAGGGCTCGATCTTGATTCAACCCTTTTTCGGAGGCGAGTCAAGGACCGCAACCGAAATGCATGCCACCCCACAAGTTACCTCGGCACTCACTTTACCCGCATCAGATGCATATTGGAGACTATCATTGCCTTTCGGTTCGAACCGTGACCATCCATGGTGCAACCCTTTAGCCAATGGTACACCCAAGTTAAGGGAACTGAGACTTCCACCCACGATGATGTGTGTATCGGAGATGGATATATTGAAAGACAGAAACATGGGGTTCTGCAATGCATTGGGCGGTGCCGGTAAAAGGGTTGAAACAAAGATTTACAAAGGAGTAGGGCATGCATTTCAAATTCTTCATAATTCTCCATCTTCCCACATTCGAACTCAAGAAATGATTTCACATATTAAGACTTTCATCAACCAGTAACTGattattatgcatatatatatatatatatatatatatatatgtatcatgtAAATTTTAGATGTCAAAGTCTATTTAAttgaaacatattttaattgataatgaATTAATTCATATAGTTTTAAATCTCTTTTGCTCGGCAGTTTTAGATACATATATGATTATGATACTTAGGAAAACAGAATACACTCAATCAATGATACCATATTAAACATCTAAACTAAAACCAATTGATCTCTTTGGATTCTAACCCACCCCCAGTTATgagttttttgttttcattttcctcCAAACTCACTACTGGCAAAATTCCAGTGGGCTACGTTTATTTCAATCAACACTCTTTTTCAACTGATGCTTAAGTGGTGCAGTGAATATTCATGGGACCTTTCCTTCacttttttaaacaatttatatttttaatataaaaaccGAAATCAACATCACTGtcttataatttgtttttagtataaatatatttttagtctttttacctttatttttttaatttatattttattatttaatacaaaattttatata
This genomic window contains:
- the LOC105801009 gene encoding probable carboxylesterase 17, with the translated sequence MAAISFDPSINVQVNQKSHGVLVEEIEGLIRVHKNGHVERPPTIPIVPCTATSGVTAKDIVIDKFTGLWTRIYVPNYSNKMPLLIYFHGGGFCVGSAAWSCYHEFLSGLASKAGCIIFSVNYRLAPENRLPAAYDDGIETLMWVKQQALSGSNEHKWWLSQSDLSSLFLAGDSAGANIAYNVATRLGSHGGTSASSGMKPLVVKGSILIQPFFGGESRTATEMHATPQVTSALTLPASDAYWRLSLPFGSNRDHPWCNPLANGTPKLRELRLPPTMMCVSEMDILKDRNMGFCNALGGAGKRVETKIYKGVGHAFQILHNSPSSHIRTQEMISHIKTFINQ